The proteins below come from a single Tenuifilum thalassicum genomic window:
- the rfbB gene encoding dTDP-glucose 4,6-dehydratase, with amino-acid sequence MAKKTILITGGAGFIGSHVVRRFVNSYPDYIIINFDKLTYAGNLENLTDIEDKPNYKFVKGDIANEKDVEAVFSQYQIDGVIHLAAESHVDRSISDPMAFIRTNILGTTVLLNAARKSWDGSFDGKLFYHISTDEVYGSLGNEGFFTEETPYDPRSPYSASKASSDHLVRAYNHTYGLPTVISNCSNNYGPNQFPEKLIPLSIHNIKNSKPIPIYGKGENVRDWLYVEDHAAAIDLIFHKAKIGETYNIGGNNEWKNIDLIRLLCKIMDKKLNRAEGESEKLITFVKDRAGHDLRYAIDSNKIQRELGWKPSLTFDVGLEKTVDWYLSNEKWLNDVVSGEYMNYYQQQYGGRLE; translated from the coding sequence ATGGCAAAAAAAACAATCCTTATTACTGGCGGTGCCGGTTTTATCGGTTCGCATGTCGTTCGACGCTTTGTTAATAGTTATCCCGATTACATTATAATAAATTTCGATAAGTTGACCTATGCAGGTAATCTTGAAAATTTAACTGACATTGAGGATAAACCCAACTATAAATTCGTCAAAGGAGATATTGCAAACGAAAAGGATGTTGAGGCCGTTTTCTCCCAATACCAAATAGATGGTGTAATTCATCTAGCTGCTGAGTCGCATGTCGATAGGTCGATAAGCGACCCCATGGCATTTATTCGTACAAATATTCTTGGGACTACCGTTTTACTTAACGCTGCACGAAAAAGTTGGGATGGAAGTTTTGACGGCAAGCTATTCTATCACATTTCAACCGACGAGGTTTACGGTAGCCTAGGCAACGAAGGATTCTTCACCGAAGAAACTCCTTATGATCCTAGAAGCCCCTACTCCGCGTCAAAAGCATCGTCCGATCATCTGGTTAGAGCATACAACCATACATACGGTTTACCAACCGTTATCTCGAACTGCTCAAACAACTATGGTCCTAATCAGTTTCCTGAAAAACTTATACCACTATCAATTCATAATATAAAAAACAGTAAACCCATTCCCATTTATGGGAAAGGCGAAAATGTACGCGACTGGCTATATGTAGAAGACCATGCTGCAGCTATCGACCTTATATTCCACAAAGCAAAAATTGGCGAAACATATAATATAGGTGGTAATAACGAGTGGAAAAATATCGATTTAATTAGGCTGCTCTGTAAAATAATGGACAAGAAGTTAAACCGAGCCGAAGGGGAATCGGAGAAACTAATAACATTTGTGAAGGATAGGGCTGGTCACGATTTGAGATATGCTATCGATTCGAATAAGATTCAACGCGAACTTGGTTGGAAACCATCTTTAACCTTTGATGTTGGCTTAGAAAAAACTGTTGATTGGTACTTATCTAACGAAAAGTGGTTAAACGACGTTGTAAGTGGCGAGTATATGAATTACTACCAACAACAGTATGGTGGCAGGCTCGAATAA